A single genomic interval of Chrysemys picta bellii isolate R12L10 chromosome 8, ASM1138683v2, whole genome shotgun sequence harbors:
- the DEPDC1 gene encoding DEP domain-containing protein 1A isoform X1 — protein sequence MESRLVTAGPYRATKLWNEVTKYFRAGMPLRKHRQRFRKHGNCFSAVEAVDWLHELLRNNRNFGPEVSRQQTVQLLRKFLKNHVIEDIKGRWGSENLDDNNDLFRFPSTSPVKTLQRKSLLKENTENIPKEEGSLFKLPHFSRRTPKKHELLETLENIENTKSEIMEEDKENLHRKKISQEDIEEIWRNIILIHLQTILGLPSLEEVLHSAQVIPQYVMYNMSNTSKHGVVVLQNKSEDLPHWVLSAMKCLAYWPRSNDMSQPTYIGFERDVFRTVADYFLNLPEPLLTFEYYELFVNILVVCGYITIPNRPSGKHCIQDEACDPQPSKTLHLNSFKSTEYLLLSLLRKETEKQEEESESSGNISQNERTLQKECAKKLQHYNLACKRASVHDLRGGSCKNLSGLRNEQALSLKLRARCYSLEQIAATTSSFCNEVGSNSLYQSDINIISGKNKENPLLHSGYKAELLLDLGSDSTGQKQLCGSRRVSASTVHDQELCNGNRKSKQLCTSQSLLGSSKSRNCSGINTPVAEITVKPYAIVHLGQRKSSTTSVVTIVESEPRDSDITVNKRLCKSAVELSENSFTPASFMLTGTQNLLRPHLERVAIEALQICCLLLPPPNRRKLQLLMRMISRISQNVDMPRLHDAVGTRSLMIQTFSRCVLCCAEEVDLDELLATRLVSFLMDHQQDIFKVPTYLQVAVQDHIESLKTAQFQYPGEEISAILPTYSYCKRITPQEFDEQKVSTSQAAVAELLENIIRDKSLSLKDKKKKLKRFQKEYPLIYQNRFPTTESEAILFENKPTIKQPMLSLKKPKFRSVRYY from the exons ATGGAGAGCCGGCTGGTGACAGCGGGGCCCTACCGCGCCACCAAGCTG TGGAATGAGGTTACTAAATACTTCCGAGCAGGGATGCCATTGAGGAAGCACAGGCAACGCTTCAGAAAACACGGGAATTGTTTTAGTGCCGTGGAAGCCGTGGACTGGCTTCACGAACTGCTAAGGAACAACAGGAATTTTGGTCCAGAAGTTAGTAGGCAACAAACAGTTCAGTTACTAAGAAAGTTTCTCAAGAATCATGTAATTGAGGATATCAAAGGAAGATGGGGATCAGAAAATCTAGATGACAACAACGACCTATTCAG ATTCCCTTCAACCTCTCCAGTTAAAACTTTGCAAAGGAAGTCTCTATTGAAAGAGAACACAGAAAATATTCCAAAAGAGGAAGGAAGTCTCTTTAAACTACCACATTTCTCCAGGAGGACTCCTAAAAAACATGAATTACTTGAAACCCTG GAGAACATAGAAAACACAAAAAGTGAAATAATGGAAGAGGACAAGGAAAACTTACACAGGAAGAAAATAAGTCAAGAGGATATAGAAGAAATTTGGCGAAACATAATTTTGATACA CTTGCAAACCATTTTAGGTCTACCCTCTCTGGAAGAAGTCTTGCACTCAGCCCAAGTAATTCCTCAATATGTCATGTACAACATGAGTAACACAAGTAAACATGGTGTTGTTGTTCTGCAAAACAAAtcag AAGACCTCCCTCATTGGGTATTGTCAGCTATGAAGTGCCTTGCATACT GGCCTAGAAGTAATGACATGAGCCAACCAACTTACATTGGTTTTGAACGGGATGTGTTCAGAACAGTCGCTGATTACTTTCTCAATCTACCTGAACCATTGCTTACTTTTGAATACTATGAACTGTTTGTGAATATTCTTG TTGTGTGTGGCTACATCACAATTCCAAATAGACCCAGTGGAAAACACTGTATCCAAGATGAGGCGTGTGACCCACAGCCTTCGAAAACTCTGCACTTGAACTCTTTCAAGTCAACTGAATATCTTCTACTAAGTTTACTTCGAAAAGAGACTGAAAAACAAGAGGAAGAATCTGAGTCTTCTGGAAATATTTCCCAAAATGAACGTACTCTTCAAAAAGAATGTGCTAAAAAATTACAGCACTATAACTTGGCATGTAAACGAGCCAGTGTTCATGATCTAAGAGGAGGAAGCTGTAAAAATCTGTCAGGTTTAAGGAATGAACAGGCCCTGTCTCTCAAACTTAGGGCAAGGTGCTATTCTTTGGAACAAATTGCAGCTACTACCTCAAGTTTTTGTAATGAAGTGGGATCAAACTCCCTCTATCAATCTGACATTAACATAATATCAGGCAAAAATAAGGAAAACCCACTACTACATTCTGGGTACAAAGCAGAATTGCTGTTGGATCTTGGATCAGATAGCACTGGGCAGAAACAACTGTGTGGTTCCAGGAGAGTGTCTGCATCAACAGTTCACGACCAAGAGCTATGTAATGGGAATCGCAAATCTAAGCAACTCTGCACGTCTCAGAGTTTACTTGGAAGCAGTAAGTCCAGAAATTGCAGTGGCATCAACACACCAGTTGCTGAAATCACAGTAAAACCATATGCAATAGTTCATCTTGGACAGAGAAAATCAAGTACTACCAGTGTGGTTACTATAGTAGAAAGTGAGCCTAGGGATTCTGATATCACAGTCAATAAAAGACTCTGCAAAAGTGCAGTAGAACTTTCAGAAAACTCTTTCACTCCAGCTTCCTTTATGTTGACTGGCACGCAAA ATCTTCTCCGGCCTCATTTAGAAAGAGTTGCTATTGAAGCACTACAGATATGCTGTTTGTTGCTTCCTCCACCAAATCGTAGAAAGCTTCAACTCCTAATGCGTATGATCTCTCGAATCAGCCAAAATGTTGATATGCCTCGACTTCATGATGCAGTGGGCACGAGGTCTCTG ATGATACAGACTTTTTCTCGATGTGTGTTATGCTGTGCAGAAGAAGTGGACCTTGATGAGCTACTTGCCACAAGATTAGTTTCATTTCTAATGGATCACCAGCAGGACATTTTTAAAGTTCCAACTTACCTACAGGTTGCAGTGCAAGATCATATAGAATCTCTAAAGACAGCTCAG TTCCAGTATCCAGGGGAAGAAATCAGTGCTATTTTGCCAACTTATTCATATTGTAAGCGGATAACTCCTCAGGAGTTTGATGAACAAAAAGTTTCTACCTCTCAAGCAGCAGTTGCAGAACTCTTGGAGAACATTATCCGGGACAAAAGCTTgtctctgaaagacaaaaaaaaaaagctaaaacgG TTTCAAAAGGAATATCCACTGATCTACCAGAACAGATTTCCAACTACAGAAAGTGAAGCAATATTAtttgaaaacaaaccaacaatTAAGCAACCAATGCTTAGCTTGAAAAAACCAAAGTTTCGTAGTGTAAGATACTATTAG
- the DEPDC1 gene encoding DEP domain-containing protein 1A isoform X3 has protein sequence MESRLVTAGPYRATKLWNEVTKYFRAGMPLRKHRQRFRKHGNCFSAVEAVDWLHELLRNNRNFGPEVSRQQTVQLLRKFLKNHVIEDIKGRWGSENLDDNNDLFRFPSTSPVKTLQRKSLLKENTENIPKEEGSLFKLPHFSRRTPKKHELLETLENIENTKSEIMEEDKENLHRKKISQEDIEEIWRNIILIHLQTILGLPSLEEVLHSAQVIPQYVMYNMSNTSKHGVVVLQNKSEDLPHWVLSAMKCLAYWPRSNDMSQPTYIGFERDVFRTVADYFLNLPEPLLTFEYYELFVNILVVCGYITIPNRPSGKHCIQDEACDPQPSKTLHLNSFKSTEYLLLSLLRKETEKQEEESESSGNISQNERTLQKECAKKLQHYNLACKRASVHDLRGGSCKNLSGLRNEQALSLKLRARCYSLEQIAATTSSFCNEVGSNSLYQSDINIISGKNKENPLLHSGYKAELLLDLGSDSTGQKQLCGSRRVSASTVHDQELCNGNRKSKQLCTSQSLLGSNLLRPHLERVAIEALQICCLLLPPPNRRKLQLLMRMISRISQNVDMPRLHDAVGTRSLMIQTFSRCVLCCAEEVDLDELLATRLVSFLMDHQQDIFKVPTYLQVAVQDHIESLKTAQFQYPGEEISAILPTYSYCKRITPQEFDEQKVSTSQAAVAELLENIIRDKSLSLKDKKKKLKRFQKEYPLIYQNRFPTTESEAILFENKPTIKQPMLSLKKPKFRSVRYY, from the exons ATGGAGAGCCGGCTGGTGACAGCGGGGCCCTACCGCGCCACCAAGCTG TGGAATGAGGTTACTAAATACTTCCGAGCAGGGATGCCATTGAGGAAGCACAGGCAACGCTTCAGAAAACACGGGAATTGTTTTAGTGCCGTGGAAGCCGTGGACTGGCTTCACGAACTGCTAAGGAACAACAGGAATTTTGGTCCAGAAGTTAGTAGGCAACAAACAGTTCAGTTACTAAGAAAGTTTCTCAAGAATCATGTAATTGAGGATATCAAAGGAAGATGGGGATCAGAAAATCTAGATGACAACAACGACCTATTCAG ATTCCCTTCAACCTCTCCAGTTAAAACTTTGCAAAGGAAGTCTCTATTGAAAGAGAACACAGAAAATATTCCAAAAGAGGAAGGAAGTCTCTTTAAACTACCACATTTCTCCAGGAGGACTCCTAAAAAACATGAATTACTTGAAACCCTG GAGAACATAGAAAACACAAAAAGTGAAATAATGGAAGAGGACAAGGAAAACTTACACAGGAAGAAAATAAGTCAAGAGGATATAGAAGAAATTTGGCGAAACATAATTTTGATACA CTTGCAAACCATTTTAGGTCTACCCTCTCTGGAAGAAGTCTTGCACTCAGCCCAAGTAATTCCTCAATATGTCATGTACAACATGAGTAACACAAGTAAACATGGTGTTGTTGTTCTGCAAAACAAAtcag AAGACCTCCCTCATTGGGTATTGTCAGCTATGAAGTGCCTTGCATACT GGCCTAGAAGTAATGACATGAGCCAACCAACTTACATTGGTTTTGAACGGGATGTGTTCAGAACAGTCGCTGATTACTTTCTCAATCTACCTGAACCATTGCTTACTTTTGAATACTATGAACTGTTTGTGAATATTCTTG TTGTGTGTGGCTACATCACAATTCCAAATAGACCCAGTGGAAAACACTGTATCCAAGATGAGGCGTGTGACCCACAGCCTTCGAAAACTCTGCACTTGAACTCTTTCAAGTCAACTGAATATCTTCTACTAAGTTTACTTCGAAAAGAGACTGAAAAACAAGAGGAAGAATCTGAGTCTTCTGGAAATATTTCCCAAAATGAACGTACTCTTCAAAAAGAATGTGCTAAAAAATTACAGCACTATAACTTGGCATGTAAACGAGCCAGTGTTCATGATCTAAGAGGAGGAAGCTGTAAAAATCTGTCAGGTTTAAGGAATGAACAGGCCCTGTCTCTCAAACTTAGGGCAAGGTGCTATTCTTTGGAACAAATTGCAGCTACTACCTCAAGTTTTTGTAATGAAGTGGGATCAAACTCCCTCTATCAATCTGACATTAACATAATATCAGGCAAAAATAAGGAAAACCCACTACTACATTCTGGGTACAAAGCAGAATTGCTGTTGGATCTTGGATCAGATAGCACTGGGCAGAAACAACTGTGTGGTTCCAGGAGAGTGTCTGCATCAACAGTTCACGACCAAGAGCTATGTAATGGGAATCGCAAATCTAAGCAACTCTGCACGTCTCAGAGTTTACTTGGAAGCA ATCTTCTCCGGCCTCATTTAGAAAGAGTTGCTATTGAAGCACTACAGATATGCTGTTTGTTGCTTCCTCCACCAAATCGTAGAAAGCTTCAACTCCTAATGCGTATGATCTCTCGAATCAGCCAAAATGTTGATATGCCTCGACTTCATGATGCAGTGGGCACGAGGTCTCTG ATGATACAGACTTTTTCTCGATGTGTGTTATGCTGTGCAGAAGAAGTGGACCTTGATGAGCTACTTGCCACAAGATTAGTTTCATTTCTAATGGATCACCAGCAGGACATTTTTAAAGTTCCAACTTACCTACAGGTTGCAGTGCAAGATCATATAGAATCTCTAAAGACAGCTCAG TTCCAGTATCCAGGGGAAGAAATCAGTGCTATTTTGCCAACTTATTCATATTGTAAGCGGATAACTCCTCAGGAGTTTGATGAACAAAAAGTTTCTACCTCTCAAGCAGCAGTTGCAGAACTCTTGGAGAACATTATCCGGGACAAAAGCTTgtctctgaaagacaaaaaaaaaaagctaaaacgG TTTCAAAAGGAATATCCACTGATCTACCAGAACAGATTTCCAACTACAGAAAGTGAAGCAATATTAtttgaaaacaaaccaacaatTAAGCAACCAATGCTTAGCTTGAAAAAACCAAAGTTTCGTAGTGTAAGATACTATTAG
- the DEPDC1 gene encoding DEP domain-containing protein 1A isoform X4, with translation MESRLVTAGPYRATKLWNEVTKYFRAGMPLRKHRQRFRKHGNCFSAVEAVDWLHELLRNNRNFGPEVSRQQTVQLLRKFLKNHVIEDIKGRWGSENLDDNNDLFRFPSTSPVKTLQRKSLLKENTENIPKEEGSLFKLPHFSRRTPKKHELLETLENIENTKSEIMEEDKENLHRKKISQEDIEEIWRNIILIHLQTILGLPSLEEVLHSAQVIPQYVMYNMSNTSKHGVVVLQNKSEDLPHWVLSAMKCLAYWPRSNDMSQPTYIGFERDVFRTVADYFLNLPEPLLTFEYYELFVNILDLLRPHLERVAIEALQICCLLLPPPNRRKLQLLMRMISRISQNVDMPRLHDAVGTRSLMIQTFSRCVLCCAEEVDLDELLATRLVSFLMDHQQDIFKVPTYLQVAVQDHIESLKTAQFQYPGEEISAILPTYSYCKRITPQEFDEQKVSTSQAAVAELLENIIRDKSLSLKDKKKKLKRFQKEYPLIYQNRFPTTESEAILFENKPTIKQPMLSLKKPKFRSVRYY, from the exons ATGGAGAGCCGGCTGGTGACAGCGGGGCCCTACCGCGCCACCAAGCTG TGGAATGAGGTTACTAAATACTTCCGAGCAGGGATGCCATTGAGGAAGCACAGGCAACGCTTCAGAAAACACGGGAATTGTTTTAGTGCCGTGGAAGCCGTGGACTGGCTTCACGAACTGCTAAGGAACAACAGGAATTTTGGTCCAGAAGTTAGTAGGCAACAAACAGTTCAGTTACTAAGAAAGTTTCTCAAGAATCATGTAATTGAGGATATCAAAGGAAGATGGGGATCAGAAAATCTAGATGACAACAACGACCTATTCAG ATTCCCTTCAACCTCTCCAGTTAAAACTTTGCAAAGGAAGTCTCTATTGAAAGAGAACACAGAAAATATTCCAAAAGAGGAAGGAAGTCTCTTTAAACTACCACATTTCTCCAGGAGGACTCCTAAAAAACATGAATTACTTGAAACCCTG GAGAACATAGAAAACACAAAAAGTGAAATAATGGAAGAGGACAAGGAAAACTTACACAGGAAGAAAATAAGTCAAGAGGATATAGAAGAAATTTGGCGAAACATAATTTTGATACA CTTGCAAACCATTTTAGGTCTACCCTCTCTGGAAGAAGTCTTGCACTCAGCCCAAGTAATTCCTCAATATGTCATGTACAACATGAGTAACACAAGTAAACATGGTGTTGTTGTTCTGCAAAACAAAtcag AAGACCTCCCTCATTGGGTATTGTCAGCTATGAAGTGCCTTGCATACT GGCCTAGAAGTAATGACATGAGCCAACCAACTTACATTGGTTTTGAACGGGATGTGTTCAGAACAGTCGCTGATTACTTTCTCAATCTACCTGAACCATTGCTTACTTTTGAATACTATGAACTGTTTGTGAATATTCTTG ATCTTCTCCGGCCTCATTTAGAAAGAGTTGCTATTGAAGCACTACAGATATGCTGTTTGTTGCTTCCTCCACCAAATCGTAGAAAGCTTCAACTCCTAATGCGTATGATCTCTCGAATCAGCCAAAATGTTGATATGCCTCGACTTCATGATGCAGTGGGCACGAGGTCTCTG ATGATACAGACTTTTTCTCGATGTGTGTTATGCTGTGCAGAAGAAGTGGACCTTGATGAGCTACTTGCCACAAGATTAGTTTCATTTCTAATGGATCACCAGCAGGACATTTTTAAAGTTCCAACTTACCTACAGGTTGCAGTGCAAGATCATATAGAATCTCTAAAGACAGCTCAG TTCCAGTATCCAGGGGAAGAAATCAGTGCTATTTTGCCAACTTATTCATATTGTAAGCGGATAACTCCTCAGGAGTTTGATGAACAAAAAGTTTCTACCTCTCAAGCAGCAGTTGCAGAACTCTTGGAGAACATTATCCGGGACAAAAGCTTgtctctgaaagacaaaaaaaaaaagctaaaacgG TTTCAAAAGGAATATCCACTGATCTACCAGAACAGATTTCCAACTACAGAAAGTGAAGCAATATTAtttgaaaacaaaccaacaatTAAGCAACCAATGCTTAGCTTGAAAAAACCAAAGTTTCGTAGTGTAAGATACTATTAG
- the DEPDC1 gene encoding DEP domain-containing protein 1A isoform X2 — MPLRKHRQRFRKHGNCFSAVEAVDWLHELLRNNRNFGPEVSRQQTVQLLRKFLKNHVIEDIKGRWGSENLDDNNDLFRFPSTSPVKTLQRKSLLKENTENIPKEEGSLFKLPHFSRRTPKKHELLETLENIENTKSEIMEEDKENLHRKKISQEDIEEIWRNIILIHLQTILGLPSLEEVLHSAQVIPQYVMYNMSNTSKHGVVVLQNKSEDLPHWVLSAMKCLAYWPRSNDMSQPTYIGFERDVFRTVADYFLNLPEPLLTFEYYELFVNILVVCGYITIPNRPSGKHCIQDEACDPQPSKTLHLNSFKSTEYLLLSLLRKETEKQEEESESSGNISQNERTLQKECAKKLQHYNLACKRASVHDLRGGSCKNLSGLRNEQALSLKLRARCYSLEQIAATTSSFCNEVGSNSLYQSDINIISGKNKENPLLHSGYKAELLLDLGSDSTGQKQLCGSRRVSASTVHDQELCNGNRKSKQLCTSQSLLGSSKSRNCSGINTPVAEITVKPYAIVHLGQRKSSTTSVVTIVESEPRDSDITVNKRLCKSAVELSENSFTPASFMLTGTQNLLRPHLERVAIEALQICCLLLPPPNRRKLQLLMRMISRISQNVDMPRLHDAVGTRSLMIQTFSRCVLCCAEEVDLDELLATRLVSFLMDHQQDIFKVPTYLQVAVQDHIESLKTAQFQYPGEEISAILPTYSYCKRITPQEFDEQKVSTSQAAVAELLENIIRDKSLSLKDKKKKLKRFQKEYPLIYQNRFPTTESEAILFENKPTIKQPMLSLKKPKFRSVRYY; from the exons ATGCCATTGAGGAAGCACAGGCAACGCTTCAGAAAACACGGGAATTGTTTTAGTGCCGTGGAAGCCGTGGACTGGCTTCACGAACTGCTAAGGAACAACAGGAATTTTGGTCCAGAAGTTAGTAGGCAACAAACAGTTCAGTTACTAAGAAAGTTTCTCAAGAATCATGTAATTGAGGATATCAAAGGAAGATGGGGATCAGAAAATCTAGATGACAACAACGACCTATTCAG ATTCCCTTCAACCTCTCCAGTTAAAACTTTGCAAAGGAAGTCTCTATTGAAAGAGAACACAGAAAATATTCCAAAAGAGGAAGGAAGTCTCTTTAAACTACCACATTTCTCCAGGAGGACTCCTAAAAAACATGAATTACTTGAAACCCTG GAGAACATAGAAAACACAAAAAGTGAAATAATGGAAGAGGACAAGGAAAACTTACACAGGAAGAAAATAAGTCAAGAGGATATAGAAGAAATTTGGCGAAACATAATTTTGATACA CTTGCAAACCATTTTAGGTCTACCCTCTCTGGAAGAAGTCTTGCACTCAGCCCAAGTAATTCCTCAATATGTCATGTACAACATGAGTAACACAAGTAAACATGGTGTTGTTGTTCTGCAAAACAAAtcag AAGACCTCCCTCATTGGGTATTGTCAGCTATGAAGTGCCTTGCATACT GGCCTAGAAGTAATGACATGAGCCAACCAACTTACATTGGTTTTGAACGGGATGTGTTCAGAACAGTCGCTGATTACTTTCTCAATCTACCTGAACCATTGCTTACTTTTGAATACTATGAACTGTTTGTGAATATTCTTG TTGTGTGTGGCTACATCACAATTCCAAATAGACCCAGTGGAAAACACTGTATCCAAGATGAGGCGTGTGACCCACAGCCTTCGAAAACTCTGCACTTGAACTCTTTCAAGTCAACTGAATATCTTCTACTAAGTTTACTTCGAAAAGAGACTGAAAAACAAGAGGAAGAATCTGAGTCTTCTGGAAATATTTCCCAAAATGAACGTACTCTTCAAAAAGAATGTGCTAAAAAATTACAGCACTATAACTTGGCATGTAAACGAGCCAGTGTTCATGATCTAAGAGGAGGAAGCTGTAAAAATCTGTCAGGTTTAAGGAATGAACAGGCCCTGTCTCTCAAACTTAGGGCAAGGTGCTATTCTTTGGAACAAATTGCAGCTACTACCTCAAGTTTTTGTAATGAAGTGGGATCAAACTCCCTCTATCAATCTGACATTAACATAATATCAGGCAAAAATAAGGAAAACCCACTACTACATTCTGGGTACAAAGCAGAATTGCTGTTGGATCTTGGATCAGATAGCACTGGGCAGAAACAACTGTGTGGTTCCAGGAGAGTGTCTGCATCAACAGTTCACGACCAAGAGCTATGTAATGGGAATCGCAAATCTAAGCAACTCTGCACGTCTCAGAGTTTACTTGGAAGCAGTAAGTCCAGAAATTGCAGTGGCATCAACACACCAGTTGCTGAAATCACAGTAAAACCATATGCAATAGTTCATCTTGGACAGAGAAAATCAAGTACTACCAGTGTGGTTACTATAGTAGAAAGTGAGCCTAGGGATTCTGATATCACAGTCAATAAAAGACTCTGCAAAAGTGCAGTAGAACTTTCAGAAAACTCTTTCACTCCAGCTTCCTTTATGTTGACTGGCACGCAAA ATCTTCTCCGGCCTCATTTAGAAAGAGTTGCTATTGAAGCACTACAGATATGCTGTTTGTTGCTTCCTCCACCAAATCGTAGAAAGCTTCAACTCCTAATGCGTATGATCTCTCGAATCAGCCAAAATGTTGATATGCCTCGACTTCATGATGCAGTGGGCACGAGGTCTCTG ATGATACAGACTTTTTCTCGATGTGTGTTATGCTGTGCAGAAGAAGTGGACCTTGATGAGCTACTTGCCACAAGATTAGTTTCATTTCTAATGGATCACCAGCAGGACATTTTTAAAGTTCCAACTTACCTACAGGTTGCAGTGCAAGATCATATAGAATCTCTAAAGACAGCTCAG TTCCAGTATCCAGGGGAAGAAATCAGTGCTATTTTGCCAACTTATTCATATTGTAAGCGGATAACTCCTCAGGAGTTTGATGAACAAAAAGTTTCTACCTCTCAAGCAGCAGTTGCAGAACTCTTGGAGAACATTATCCGGGACAAAAGCTTgtctctgaaagacaaaaaaaaaaagctaaaacgG TTTCAAAAGGAATATCCACTGATCTACCAGAACAGATTTCCAACTACAGAAAGTGAAGCAATATTAtttgaaaacaaaccaacaatTAAGCAACCAATGCTTAGCTTGAAAAAACCAAAGTTTCGTAGTGTAAGATACTATTAG